Proteins encoded in a region of the Nicotiana tomentosiformis chromosome 9, ASM39032v3, whole genome shotgun sequence genome:
- the LOC104104691 gene encoding probable carotenoid cleavage dioxygenase 4, chloroplastic, giving the protein MDAFSSTFLSTLSLHPKSLLSPNYSPNTSSSLALKVSSVRIEERPQTTTRTKPQEKPTPSPYTPPKDTPKRQLPTKSTTTKKTVKPSFPSVIFNAFDDFVNTFIDPPLKPSVDPKYILSNNFAPVDELPPTECEVVVGSLPPCLDGAYIRNGPNPQYLPRGPYHLFDGDGMLHCIKISQGKATLCSRYVKTYKYIIEREAGSPVIPNVFSGFNGLTASAARGAITAARAIAGQFNPTNGIGLANTSLALFGGKLFALGESDLPYAVKLAPDGDIITLGRYDFDGKLFMSMTAHPKIDPDTNEAFAFRYGPMPPFLTYFRIEPNGTKTPDVPIFSMTRPSFLHDFAITKKYAIFSDIQIGMNPLEFITGGSPVSSDSGKVPRLGVIPRYAKDESEMRWFDVPGFNIVHAINAWDEDDGDTIVMVAPNILSVEHTLERMDMIHASVEKVKIDLKSGMVSRHPVSTRNLDFGVINPAYVGKKNKYVYAAIGDPMPKIAGIAKLDVSVAEADRRECIVACRLFGEGCFGGEPFFVAKDPNNSAADEDDGYVVSYVHNEKTGESRFLVMDAKSPNLDIVTAVKLPRRVPYGFHGLFVRETDLRKL; this is encoded by the exons ATGGATGCCTTCTCTTCCACTTTCCTTTCTACATTATCACTACACCCTAAATCTCTTCTTTCTCCTAATTATTCTCCCAACACATCATCTTCTCTTGCTCTTAAGGTCTCCTCCGTTAGAATTGAAGAAAGGCCACAAACCACTACTAGAACAAAACCACAAGAAAAGCCAACCCCATCACCCTACACTCCTCCAAAAGACACTCCCAAAAGACAATTACCtacaaaatcaacaaccacaaaAAAAACAGTAAAGCCATCATTTCCATCAGTTATCTTCAATGCATTTGACGATTTCGTGAACACTTTCATTGATCCTCCTTTGAAACCTTCCGTCGATCCAAAGTATATTCTCTCTAACAACTTTGCTCCGGTGGATGAGCTTCCCCCTACTGAATGCGAGGTCGTGGTAGGCTCCCTTCCGCCTTGCCTTGACGGCGCGTACATCCGAAATGGCCCCAATCCTCAGTATCTTCCACGTGGACCTTACCATCTTTTTGATGGAGATGGAATGCTTCATTGCATTAAAATTTCTCAAGGCAAAGCTACACTCTGCAGCCGATACGTCAAAACTTACAAATACATAATTGAACGTGAAGCTGGTTCTCCGGTTATCCCAAATGTATTCTCTGGTTTCAACGGTCTCACTGCCTCGGCGGCGCGTGGTGCTATCACCGCAGCTCGAGCGATTGCAGGACAGTTCAATCCCACTAACGGCATAGGCCTAGCAAACACAAGCTTAGCTTTATTCGGAGGCAAACTTTTCGCTCTTGGTGAATCTGATTTACCATATGCAGTAAAATTAGCCCCAGATGGTGATATTATTACCCTCGGCCGTTACGATTTCGACGGAAAGCTTTTCATGAGCATGACGGCACATCCCAAAATTGACCCAGACACTAACGAAGCTTTTGCTTTCCGTTACGGTCCAATGCCTCCTTTTCTAACTTACTTTAGAATCGAACCAAATGGTACAAAAACCCCAGACGTGCCAATATTTTCTATGACACGTCCGTCATTTCTGCATGACTTTGCAATTACTAAGAAATATGCGATATTCTCGGACATACAAATAGGAATGAACCCACTTGAGTTCATCACCGGTGGTTCACCGGTGAGTTCCGACTCTGGGAAAGTTCCCCGTCTTGGCGTGATTCCACGTTACGCCAAGGACGAGTCGGAAATGAGGTGGTTCGACGTGCCCGGGTTTAATATCGTACATGCAATTAATGCGTGGGATGAAGATGACGGGGATACTATAGTGATGGTGGCGCCGAATATATTGTCGGTGGAGCATACGCTGGAGAGAATGGATATGATACATGCTTCTGTTGAGAAAGTGAAGATAGATTTGAAGAGTGGGATGGTGAGCAGACATCCAGTGTCGACAAGGAATCTTGATTTTGGAGTCATCAATCCGGCTTATGTTGGGAAGAAGAACAA GTACGTATATGCAGcgattggagaccctatgccaAAGATAGCAGGCATAGCAAAATTGGACGTATCAGTAGCAGAAGCTGATCGGCGCGAATGCATAGTGGCGTGCCGATTATTTGGAGAAGGCTGCTTTGGCGGTGAGCCATTTTTTGTGGCAAAGGATCCCAACAATTCGGCAGCGGATGAGGACGATGGCTACGTTGTGTCGTATGTGCACAATGAGAAGACAGGAGAGTCAAGGTTCTTGGTCATGGATGCAAAGTCCCCTAATCTTGACATTGTGACTGCTGTCAAATTGCCTCGTCGAGTGCCTTACGGTTTCCACGGCCTTTTCGTCAGGGAAACTGATCTTAGGAAACTGTAG